One genomic window of Prochlorococcus sp. MIT 0801 includes the following:
- the ruvX gene encoding Holliday junction resolvase RuvX, whose product MIQPKPCSVLSLDIGDKRIGIAGCDPLGISITHLPAIFRDSFEKDLKEFEKICFDRKVEGLICGNPLDMNGMETKQSIRCKKYGIKLAKCLKLPLAFINEHCSTVEAKEKFSLKNDKTGRIDSAAAAILLQQWLIEGPDLDDSN is encoded by the coding sequence ATGATTCAGCCAAAACCCTGTTCAGTTTTAAGTCTTGATATTGGAGATAAAAGGATTGGTATTGCAGGTTGTGATCCACTTGGAATATCAATAACTCATCTCCCCGCAATTTTTAGAGATAGCTTTGAAAAAGATCTAAAAGAATTCGAGAAAATATGTTTTGACCGAAAAGTTGAAGGGCTCATTTGTGGTAATCCTCTTGATATGAATGGAATGGAAACTAAACAATCTATTCGATGTAAAAAATATGGGATTAAATTAGCTAAATGTTTAAAACTTCCTTTGGCTTTTATCAATGAACATTGTTCAACCGTAGAGGCTAAAGAAAAGTTCTCTTTAAAAAATGACAAGACTGGAAGAATAGATAGTGCAGCTGCCGCTATACTTTTACAACAATGGCTTATTGAGGGACCTGATCTGGATGACTCAAATTAA
- a CDS encoding thylakoid membrane photosystem I accumulation factor, with product MLLRIFYSLLILFFLFVNPVYSARDTDSYDGNIYPIYAGNGSLVPPQSTLSESLKNERTSVLVFYLDDSSASKQFAPVVSGIKLLWSSSVDVIPLSIDELDNDDKKFITDPAYYWHGKIPQTVILDGKGNVLLDQEGQVSFDSINDAITKGTGLKKPDFDLTVKSFNEYNSEPSKDGYNKPRGS from the coding sequence ATTTTGTTAAGAATATTCTATTCACTGCTTATACTTTTTTTTCTATTTGTCAATCCAGTATATTCTGCTAGGGATACTGATAGTTATGATGGAAATATATACCCAATCTATGCTGGCAACGGATCATTAGTTCCACCACAAAGCACATTATCAGAATCATTAAAAAACGAAAGAACAAGTGTTTTAGTTTTCTATCTAGATGATAGTTCTGCTAGTAAACAATTTGCCCCTGTAGTTTCAGGTATTAAGTTATTGTGGAGCTCATCTGTTGATGTAATTCCTCTATCAATTGATGAATTAGACAATGATGACAAAAAATTTATTACCGACCCCGCCTATTACTGGCATGGGAAGATACCTCAGACAGTGATTCTTGACGGAAAAGGTAATGTTCTACTAGACCAAGAAGGTCAAGTATCTTTCGATAGTATTAATGATGCAATAACCAAAGGGACAGGTCTAAAGAAACCTGATTTTGATCTCACAGTAAAAAGCTTTAACGAATACAATAGTGAGCCATCTAAAGATGGTTATAATAAACCTAGAGGCAGCTGA